Within Paenibacillus albicereus, the genomic segment GTGCGGGACTCGCTGACCGGAACCGGCTTCGACTTGCCGTTTCTGGCCGCCGGCGAGACGATGGAGCTGGTGTTCGCCTATACGGCTCCGTCCGACGCGAGGCAGGGCACGGTCATCGCGAACCGCGCGATCGTCGACTGGGCGGAGAACGAGGGAGGTCCGATATTCAGCGAAGCCCGCGTCACGGTGGCGCTGCCGTCGACCTTGATCGAGCTGTCGGTGGAGGCCGATCCGCCCGTAGCCTTGCCAGGCCGCACCGTGCATAAGCGCATCCGCATCCGCAACGTGTCGGACCAGGCGTTCACCAACGTGCGGGTCATCGACATGCTCGTCTCGTTCAATACCGTCCTGCCGTCGCTCGCTCCCGGAGAGAGCCGCTTGTTCGACTTGCCCTTCGTCATCCCGCCCGATGCGATCGGAGGCACGAGGTATGTCAACACTGTCGCCGTCTTCTCCGACCAGACTCCGCTGCAGGTCGCGACAGCCGAGTTCGCCGCGCAGGCGATCGCCCGCTACGAGCTCGTTCACGCCGTCTCGCCGGCTGCGGCTCCGTGCGGAGCATTGGTCCTGTTCGAGGTGCGGGTGCGCAACACCGGCAACGTGCCGCTGCTGCGCGGCGTGCTGACGGGCCAGCTGCTGCGGCTGCGGCTGACGACCGACCGCTTCGAGGTCGGGGCAGAGGACGTGTTCCGCATCCCGTACCGGCTGCCTCATGTCGAACGAGACACGACGCTGACGAGCCATGTCCAGGTCGAGTTCCAGAATGCGCCGACCCAGAGGGCGAGCGCCTCCGTGCTGATCGTCTGCGAGGAGGAGGAGTAAGCGGGGAACGGCGGGAGTTGATTCAAGCGAACGACGCGCGGCGCAGCCGAAAGGGCTGTCACCGGCCCATCATCCGGGTCGGGGACAGCCCTTTTCGGCGTCAGGCTTTGACCGCCAGCACATCGTTGACGTTGTCGAAGGCAGCCAGCGGCTCGCCCGTTCATTTCGACCCAATTCCCTTGGCCCTCGCCTGCGTTTTTCTCCCCGGCGGGCGAAGGAAACGACAAAAAACCGCCTCGACAAGCGAGGCGGCGGCTGGGAGCGCGGCGGGCAGCGTTGGAAGCAGGGGGATGTCTCCGGCGATTACGGCGACGAAGGCGGCACCGGAGCGAGCGCAAGGATGCGGTCGTCGTTCTCCGCCGGGTTGCCGCGAGACCGGTTGCTCGTGAGCACGTACAGCGTGCCGTCCGGTGCTTCCACGATCGAGCGCAGCCGTCCCCACTCCTCCTCGAACAAAGGCGCCACGGAGGATACGCCTCCGTCCGCCGCAAGGGAAACCTGCAGCAGCCGCTCTCCGCGCAGCGCGGAGACGAGCAGGCGCCCCTTCCACGGACCTTCCGTCAGGAACGCCATGCCCGACGGAGCCCACGTCTCGTCTCCGCTATGCGCGGCCGGGACCTGCAGGGGTTTTCCGTCCGCGGCCACTCCGGTGTCGTCGCCCTCCACATTCGGCCAGCCATAGTTGGCGCCGGGGCGGATGCGGTTGATCTCGTCGTGGGCGGACTGGCCGTGCTCCGAGCTGTACAGCTCGCCGCTCTCCGGATGCCAGGCGAGGCCTTGGGGATTGCGATGGCCGAGGCTGTACACCGGCGAGCCGGGAAAAGGGTTGTCCGCTGGTATCGATCCGTCGGGCCTCAGGCGGAGAATCTTGCCGGCGAGGCTGTCGGGGTCCTGGGCCAGCTCCGGCTCCGACGCGTCGCCGGTCGTGGCGTACAGCATGCCGTCCGGACCGAAGCGGAGCCGGCCGCCGTTGTGGTTGACCGCACCCGGGATGCTGCCGAGCAGCACCCGGTCGATCCGCGCTTCCTCGCCATCGATGCGCAAGCGCAGCACGCGGTTCAGGACGCGCCCCCGCTCCTCGTAGGAGTGGTAAGCATAAGCGTAGCCGTTGTCGGCGAAAGCGGGATCGAGCGCGAGGCCGAGCAACCCTCCTTCTCCGCCGTCTGGACCCGGCAGCTCCAGCAGCGGCTTCTCGCGGAGCCGTCCCTCCTCGATGACCCGCAGCGCTCCCGGGCGCTCGGTGAAGAAGATGCGGCCGTCCGGAGCGAAGGCGATTTCCCACGGCAAGTCCAGTCCTTCCGCGATCACGGACGGCTCGTAGGGAAAGCGTCCCGCGTCGCCAGCGGCCCCCGAGGGCGGCTGCGCGGCAGGCGCCTCGCTTGGCGAGGCGGCAGGAGGAGGCGAAGCTCCACCGTCCTGCCGAAGCTCGTCGGCCGGGGCGCAGCCGCACAGCAGCAGGACGGCGGCGGCCGCTCCGAATCCTTTGCGGCGAATAGTCGTCAGCAAGTTCCATCTCCTCCTGGCCTGCGCAAGCGGGTAGACCGTTTGCCCTCATTTTACCCGAACGGGCAGGAATCAACCAGCAGCCGGCTCACTCCTCGGCCAGGATGGACTGACGCTGCCGGGAAATACGGCTCCAGTCTTCGGAGGCGGTTCCATGAGCGGCGATCAGCTCTTCGAGCTTTTCGCCGAGCCGCGAATCCGCGGCTTGATGCTGGTGCAGCTGGATATCCATCGCCACCAGCAAGAGCTTTGCCAGATCGAGCTCCTCGACCTCCATCGATGTCAGGTCTGCCGGGAAAAACTTGTTCAGCATGGCAGCCGCTGACGAGACATCCTCCTTGGAATACAACAGATCGTAAAGGATGCCGAAAGAGTCGGAATGCTCTTCGCTGGCAAGGCTCCGAAGAAAGGCGGAAGTTTCGGGGAGCTCCTCGTTCGGCGTGCCGATAAAGAGCGTATTTCCCCCCATATCCGTTAGGATGAAC encodes:
- a CDS encoding PQQ-dependent sugar dehydrogenase, whose amino-acid sequence is MLTTIRRKGFGAAAAVLLLCGCAPADELRQDGGASPPPAASPSEAPAAQPPSGAAGDAGRFPYEPSVIAEGLDLPWEIAFAPDGRIFFTERPGALRVIEEGRLREKPLLELPGPDGGEGGLLGLALDPAFADNGYAYAYHSYEERGRVLNRVLRLRIDGEEARIDRVLLGSIPGAVNHNGGRLRFGPDGMLYATTGDASEPELAQDPDSLAGKILRLRPDGSIPADNPFPGSPVYSLGHRNPQGLAWHPESGELYSSEHGQSAHDEINRIRPGANYGWPNVEGDDTGVAADGKPLQVPAAHSGDETWAPSGMAFLTEGPWKGRLLVSALRGERLLQVSLAADGGVSSVAPLFEEEWGRLRSIVEAPDGTLYVLTSNRSRGNPAENDDRILALAPVPPSSP
- a CDS encoding VOC family protein; this translates as MNKIIPILPCPSMKDQVSFYEKLGFTLSYFSHRPYSYAVLQLDSLELHFYSSKKMVPGENPLMCYVRVDQVDRVYEQFTNALKQSLGKVPRTGIPRISKLKHLKEDRRFILTDMGGNTLFIGTPNEELPETSAFLRSLASEEHSDSFGILYDLLYSKEDVSSAAAMLNKFFPADLTSMEVEELDLAKLLLVAMDIQLHQHQAADSRLGEKLEELIAAHGTASEDWSRISRQRQSILAEE